A portion of the Fulvia fulva chromosome 1, complete sequence genome contains these proteins:
- a CDS encoding Structural maintenance of chromosomes protein 5, producing MSRAVTPQRRGREQDAESEGMYASGSGTQSSKRRRVEDDVATEDGDGDADTDEDEPSERPLLPDSYRRSPKNKGRARDVPGGHGQQEHKPGSIVRVTLRDFVTYTNAEFHPGPNLNMVIGPNGTGKSTLVCAICIGLGWSTVHLGRAKDITEFVKHGMKEATIEIELKADPQRHTTNPVITHTINRDGGRKSGPSKSLWQIDGKKSNAKEVQRLARSFHIQVDNLCQFLPQDRVVEFAALSPVELLVQTQRAAAPEQMSKWHDQLKSMGKEQRLKLVEQENITQQLKSMENRQRMQQADVERLRERTELQDQLHLLQRMQPFADYAKLQSQYKQARKEWSVADKELRHLQRRMEPNVRAVDTKQAYRDHLTNVVASRARLLARSENKADQLVQKVDDKAEAIKGLEQEIDAEKAGRKKSSETINKYQRLVRSIQHERENPPPDFDPVKMNEEIKSIKDEVRRLDTEINNSVNTQRDLGHQAQQRTQIIEQETANRLHLQSQVGRQESKLESASSDAAKAWKWIQENKDKFAGEVYAPPMISCSVTDARYADAVEAIIGQGELMAFTVTSQADFRVLEEQVYRRMHLTHVNIRTAGQLLTTFSAPFSQEELRQYGLHHWLLDLIEGPDPVLAMLCDNTAIHQTAYGERDITNNQLEAIKQTAIGSLVAGRQSFRVTRRRDLGDHVVSTRVSTINSSKLLTDAPVDTHEEQEIKRRIGEAESEKEEIAKEIAGVASRCSELRTEMRRLEIHQKQLVEDKNHKQQAYSKFMGLETKEEEAQAKVDEAKESMKGVRQRVDTLKEEIEQRTLERAQLTVDAARAIDALKGLHVQLYEAEIMQIEAGSDLEQLQARHADEQHQLEVKQQEVHQLKETTDQAKERGLEAQAKCREIQPTMTDKELEYYNEAESHWEDIDLDAEIQTVEASLESRLGGNENILQEFEERARKIEQKRAQEEGLVESLEQIRTSIENIRQQWEPELDRLVKQISDAFGENFERIQCAGEVGIYKDDDFEQWEIQIKVKFRENEQLSVLNSHRQSGGERAVSTIFYLMALQSLAKAPFRVVDEINQGMDPRNERLVHSRMVEIACAEHTSQYFLITPKLLNNLTYHPNMKVHCIASGEYMPDDHRELDFGMLAERALAVRAAGN from the exons ATGTCGCGTGCAGTGACGCCACAGCGACGTGGCAGAGAGCAGGATGCGGAGTCCGAAGGCATGTATGCAAGTGGCTCGGGGACACAAAGCAGCAAGCGGCGTCGAGTAGAGGATGATGTTGCAACCGAAGACGGTGACGGTGACGCCGACACTGATGAGGACGAG CCCTCAGAGCGTCCGCTGCTTCCTGACAGCTACAGACGGTCTCCAAAGAACAAGGGACGCGCCCGAGATGTCCCAGGTGGCCATGGCCAGCAGGAACACAAGCCCGGATCCATCGTGCGAGTAACACTTCGGGATTTCGTGACCTACACCAATGCCGAGTTCCACCCCGGTCCCAACCTGAACATGGTCATCGGGCCAAACGGGACTGGAAAGAGTACTCTCGTATGTGCAATATGCATCGGTCTTGGCTGGAGTACTGTGCATCTCGGCCGCGCGAAGGACATCACCGAGTTTGTCAAGCATGGTATGAAAGAAGCCACTATCGAGATAGAGCTGAAGGCCGACCCACAGCGCCACACCACCAACCCGGTGATAACGCACACAATCAACCGCGATGGTGGTCGCAAGTCTGGACCAAGCAAGTCTCTTTGGCAGATAGACGGCAAGAAAAGTAATGCCAAGGAGGTGCAAAGGCTGGCCAGGAGCTTTCACATCCAGGTCGATAATCTCTGCCAATTCCTCCCACAAGACCGCGTGGTTGAGTTCGCAGCACTCTCACCCGTTGAGCTTTTGGTCCAGACTCAAAGAGCTGCAGCTCCTGAACAGATGTCCAAATGGCACGATCAGCTCAAGTCTATGGGCAAGGAGCAGAGGTTGAAGCTGGTGGAGCAAGAAAATATCACGCAGCAACTCAAGTCGATGGAGAATCGGCAGAGGATGCAGCAAGCCGATGTGGAGCGTCTTCGTGAGCGCACTGAGCTGCAGGATCAGCTTCACCTGCTGCAGCGGATGCAGCCATTTGCAGATTACGCCAAGTTGCAGAGCCAGTACAAGCAAGCCAGGAAAGAATGGAGCGTTGCCGATAAAGAGCTTCGGCATTTGCAGCGGAGAATGGAGCCCAATGTCCGAGCTGTGGACACCAAACAGGCCTACCGGGACCACTTGACCAACGTTGTAGCCTCGCGCGCTCGTCTTCTTGCTCGGTCAGAGAACAAGGCCGATCAGCTTGTGCAGAAAGTCGACGACAAGGCCGAAGCCATCAAAGGACTTGAACAAGAAATCGATGCAGAAAAGGCGGGTCGCAAAAAGTCGAGTGAGACAATCAACAAATATCAGCGACTTGTGCGGAGCATTCAGCATGAGCGAGAGAATCCTCCTCCAGACTTCGATCCGGTGAAGATGAACGaagagatcaagagcatcaaAGATGAGGTTCGAAGACTTGACACCGAGATCAATAACAGCGTGAACACCCAACGAGACCTCGGACATCAGGCTCAGCAGCGCACGCAGATCATTGAGCAGGAGACTGCAAATAGACTACACCTTCAATCTCAAGTCGGACGGCAGGAGAGTAAGCTCGAAAGCGCTTCTTCTGATGCTGCCAAAGCCTGGAAATGGATCCAGGAGAACAAGGATAAGTTTGCTGGAGAGGTCTACGCGCCGCCCATGATATCATGCTCGGTGACCGACGCAAGATACGCGGATGCTGTAGAGGCAATCATCGGTCAAGGAGAACTCATGGCATTCACTGTGACATCGCAAGCAGATTTCCGAGTCCTGGAGGAGCAGGTTTATCGGCGCATGCATCTGACTCACGTCAACATTCGCACTGCAGGACAGCTTTTGACCACCTTCTCGGCTCCATTCTCTCAAGAGGAGCTGCGGCAGTACGGGCTGCATCACTGGCTACTTGATCTGATTGAGGGTCCTGACCCGGTTCTTGCCATGCTCTGCGACAACACTGCCATCCACCAGACGGCATATGGTGAGCGGGATATCACCAACAATCAGCTTGAGGCTATTAAACAGACCGCGATTGGCTCCCTGGTCGCAGGGCGCCAGTCTTTTCGGGTGACCAGACGTCGGGACTTGGGTGACCACGTCGTGTCTACTCGCGTATCGACTATCAACAGCTCTAAGCTCTTGACAGATGCTCCAGTCGATACACATGAGGAACAAGAAATCAAGCGCCGCATTGGTGAGGCCGAATCTGAGAAAGAAGAGATTGCGAAAGAGATAGCCGGGGTGGCCTCACGATGCAGCGAGCTACGTACGGAGATGCGACGCCTCGAAATCCACCAAAAACAACTTGTGGAGGACAAGAATCATAAACAACAAGCGTATTCCAAATTCATGGGACTGGAGACCAAGGAGGAAGAAGCACAGGCCAAAGTGGACGAAGCCAAGGAATCGATGAAGGGCGTGCGCCAAAGGGTCGATACCCTGAAGGAAGAGATCGAGCAGCGGACTTTGGAGAGAGCACAGTTGACGGTCGATGCTGCCAGGGCCATTGATGCGCTGAAAGGTTTACACGTGCAGCTGTACGAAGCGGAGATAATGCAGATCGAAGCGGGCTCAGATCTCGAACAGTTACAAGCCCGACACGCTGATGAGCAACATCAGCTCGAGGTGAAACAGCAAGAGGTGCACCAGCTCAAGGAGACCACAGACCAAGCGAAAGAAAGGGGCTTAGAGGCGCAGGCTAAATGCAGGGAGATTCAGCCAACCATGACGGACAAAGAGCTTGAATACTACAACGAGGCTGAGAGTCACTGGGAGGACATAGATCTCGATGCCGAGATCCAGACCGTGGAAGCATCGCTTGAGTCCCGACTTGGCGGCAATGAAAACATTCTTCAAGAGTTCGAGGAGCGCGCCCGCAAGATCGAACAGAAGCGTGCACAAGAGGAAGGCCTCGTTGAATCCCTCGAGCAAATCAGGACCAGCATCGAGAACATTAGGCAGCAGTGGGAGCCTGAACTTGACCGCCTGGTGAAGCAGATCTCGGACGCATTTGGTGAGAACTTTGAGCGCATTCAATGTGCTGGCGAAGTCGGCATCTACAAGGATGATGACTTCGAGCAGTGGGAAATACAGATCAAAGTCAAATTCAG AGAGAATGAACAGCTCAGCGTGCTCAACAGCCACCGACAATCCGGCGGCGAGCGTGCTGTGTCAACGATCTTCTACCTTATGGCTCTTCAAAGCCTAGCCAAAGCGCCGTTCCGTGTGGTTGACGAGATCAATCAAGGAATGGATCCCCGCAACGAGAG GCTTGTACACTCTCGTATGGTGGAAATCGCCTGCGCAGAGCACACCAGCCAGTATTTCCTGATCACGCCGAAGCTGTTGAACAACCTGACCTATCATCCCAACATGAAGGTCCACTGCATCGCTTCAGGAGAATATATGCCGGATGACCATCGTGAGCTGGACTTCGGCATGCTGGCAGAGAGGGCGCTGGCTGTTCGAGCTGCAGGTAATTGA